In Oncorhynchus tshawytscha isolate Ot180627B linkage group LG01, Otsh_v2.0, whole genome shotgun sequence, the genomic stretch tgtcacctttccaacaaatcagttagtcaaattcctgccctgctagaactgccccggtcaactgtaagcactgttattgtgaagtggaaacatctaggaacaacaacggctcagctgcaaaatggtaggccacacaagatcaCAGAATTGGACTATCAAGTGTTGAAGTGCGtataaatcgtctgtcctcgattgcaacacttagtaccgagttccaaactgcttctggaagcaacgtcagcacaataactgttcgtcgggagcttcatgaaatgggtttccatggatgagcagccgcacacaagcctaagatcaccatccgcaatgccaagcgtcggctgaagtggtgtaaagcttgccaccattggactctggagcaatgaaagcacgttctctggagtgatgaatcacagtTTACCATCTGGCGGTCCGGCGGACGaatatgggtttggcggatgcctgtggagaatgctacctgccccaatgcatagtgccaactttaaagtttgatggaggaataatggtctggggctgtttttcatgattagGCTCCGTAATTCCAGTGAAAGGACTTCTTAAcgctgcagcatacaatgacattctagatgattctgtgcttccaaatttgaggcaacagtttggggaaggccatttcctgtttcagcattacaatgcccccgtgcacaaagcaaggtacatacagaaatggtttgttgtgatctgtgtggaagaacttgactggcctgcacagagccctgaccgcaACCCCACGAACACCTTTGGgctgaattggaacgccaactgcgagcccgGCCTAGTCGCCCagcatcagtgcccaacctcactaatgctcttgtggcagaatggaagcaagtccctgcagcaatgttccaacagctagtggaaagccttcccagaaaagtggaggctgttatagcggcaaatgggggaccaactccatattaatgcccatgattttggaatgagatgttcaatgtgcatgtgtccacatacttgtgatCATGTAGTGTAGGTAGTGAGTCAAAGACCAATGCTCAATGCAGAACAGCCATTTGTGTACTGTGCTGAATGATGTTGTGATAGCAATTTGATTAACCAGAGGAGATACACTAAGTCCGTTGAGTAAATTCTGCTCCCTTTAGTTCATTTGCAATTTGTGATGGTTTACTTCATTCATCCTTGTTACTTTCTTGTAGTTGTAGCAAATCAGGCAGCCATGTATTTCTAGGACATGTGTAGTATTTATGAGTTGCAGTAGGCTACATATGAGTCTTGCCACCTGCTTGAAGAACTTTAACACGTTTCTCTTGCTTTCTTATCTGCTCTCCCAAAGGGAAGTGAGAAGGTTGGTCTTTTCTCTGCACTGTAACCAATGTTTGGACATCATACACATTGTTCCTGTGATGTGTTACTGTTTTCACCATACCCAGACCACCCGCTTCTTTGTCGATAACATTTACATTGATCCCAATCATTGGTTCAGTGTCCTCTTAAATATGCTTGGTTGCATAATCTTGCTCTGTCCTCCGTGTTTAGTTGGGTCGGGACCTGCAACAGTACCAGAGCCAGGCTAAACAGCTGTTTAGGAAACTCAATGACCAGAGTCCCACACGTTGCACATTAGAGGCTGGCTCCATGTCCTTCCAGTGAGTTCAAACCAGTTAGAGGAAAGACACCACAGACACTCTCTCTTGGCAAAACACTCATCACAATTAAAATATCATTAACATACTTATACCATGCACTAATAAGCAGGTATCCACTGACCTTTATGCTTCTCAGACACTCCACTCTCATGTTTCCCTCATGGTTCTCCCAACAGCTATGTCATAGAAAAAGGAGTGGTCTACCTAGTGCTGTCTGAAGCAAGCTTTCACAAAAAACTTGCATTTGCTTACCTGGAAGACCTGCAGGCAGAGTTCCACGAACAGCACGGGAAGAAGGTCCCCACTGTGTCCCGACCGTACTCCTTCATTGAGTTTGGTGAGATTCAATGAAATATATCATCATTAGAATCCCTACTAACAACCCAACGTtgattaaaggtccaatgcagccattctTATATCAATATTaaattatttctgggtaacaattaacgACCGTActctgttttcaattaaaatggtcaaaaatagcttcttagcaaagagcagtttcccaagcaagaattttgctaccACTGTCTGgaggtggtctgagtggggaggggaaaaatCTAAACTATCTGTTATTGGCAGacaggtttggaactctttcttattggaaTATTAAcaaatttaccacctggtgatgtaacCAGGCAgtccaaaactccatcccaccacaacaggctaacattaaatgcagtcttttcaaacagctcttacactaaaatggcattatcataattttctgAATTGTACAGTAGTATTCCAACCTCGTAGTGTGGAGATATGTAAAACATAGGAAAATCATATTTTTGACTGCAATGAACCTTTAAAGGATACCCTAGTATGAATTATGAAAAAATATGCCATAAATTCCTGCAACGTTTTCCTCTGTCAACAGACACCTACATTCAGAAGACCAAGAAGTCGTACATAGACAGCCGAGCCCGCAGGAATCTGGGCAGCATCAACACAGAGCTGCAGGATGTCCAGAGGATCATGGTGGCCAACATTGAGGAAGTGTTGCAACGAGGGGAGGCCTTGTCTGGTAATGTCGGTTTACTTGTCCTTCTTATAGATTTACAGCAATAATGTAGGTCAGGGGTACTGAactactatttgagaaggtctgGTCACACAAATGTCCCCCGTGGCAAAGGTCCGGATGGATATAGGCATTTATCGGCATAGTAACAATCCCCACCGCGCAACCCATCTGACTGAAAACTGTTCAaaatgttcacacccctcttgttgaaGACAACCAAAGTTTGCTAACTTCCAAGATCAAGCTTCTTAGTTACAGCAGAGACAATCAATCCACTCATGGATCAAGTTCACTGTTGCctaaatgtgttttgtttgtcaataattattattattatcgttACATTTTTTTGTGGGAAAAAATAGCACCCCTTGTGTTCACTGCTGGTAATACCATGTACCGCAGTATGGTATGAACATCTGGATACTGCCCAACCCTACTGTCTAAGGTCTGTCAGTGAAtgacataacaagaggaaaactgcccatacacaaccaaatttcaaatTGCACCTTGGGGGAGGGGGCCCACGGTCTGTTTTGACCCCGTTCAACCCCGTATCCGGAACACAGTCCGCCAGTTGAGCATGGCTGATGTAGGTCCTCGATGTATAGCTGAAACACCTCTATTACCCAAACCTTTATCTATGATTCTCTGATGTCTAACTTGGGCAGGGCTTATTGCATTATCATGAATGTACATCATTGCAGCAAAACACATTGATAAAATGTAAATTATGTTGGGTAGAATTCACTAGATTAACTAATAAAAGGGAGTGCCACTTCTCAGCTACATACTGTTTGTCAAGTTGTGACAAAGAATAGTGTTTAAGTCACAAGAGGAAGCAGATGCCATTCTCACTTGTGTTAAATGAGGATTTGTTCTGGTTTCTGTTCCCTCTCTTTGCTCACCTGGATCCACTCGCATCACATCCAGCTCTGGACTCCAAGGCCAGTAATCTGTCCAGCCTGTCGAAGAAGTACAGAAGTGACGCCAAGTACCTGAACACTCGCTCCACCTATGCTAAGCTGGCTGCCGGAGGGGTCTTCTTCATCATGCTCATCGTCTATGTCCGCTTCTGGTGGCtctgagaagggagaggagacgggaggggTTGGAGAAGAAGAGCTGATAGGAGCTTAGCTGTGGTCTCACATTCCATCCAATATGGGATCCCTCCTTTTAACACAAGACTGTTGAAGTAGGGACAGACACTGCACGTTATTTTTCCAACTGTCTGTCCATAGATTTATCATGTAATTACAAATGTTATGTTTTATTAACAATTACAGTCATCCTATAGTGGTTATGCCTTGGATTTGAGTGTTTGtattgcgtgtgagtgtgtgaaagAGGACATTTTAttttcctgtgtttgtgtgtgtgtgtgtgtgtgttaccaaaACCTGTATGATAACAATTCTTCTCTTATCGATTTAATCGTGTATACTGTGTAGCAGTACAGAAAAAATCTACGTAATTCTATTTACCCAGAGGACATCATAAGGGCTTTGGCGTTAATAACACTACTATTATGTTGGTTTGGTGGAGATTTCTtaaatgttaacctgttttacTGGGGTGATCAATCACATTACCCGTGGTATTGGCTGCAGAAATAATATTTCTCATTCACCTTCATCTCCACACTGAGTGGACCAGTTTAACACCAGACGACATCTAAAGGGTTCATTTCTTATATTTTGGAAAAAGTTTACACAAGTTGAAGCCTCcatgtaaaaacatgttttatctaGATGAGAACTATAGATAGCTAATGCTATGTAGCTGGCTTATGCCAATTGTGGCAGGGTTAATGAATTTCAACTTAACTGTTTCATTTGATATGAATAAAGTGATTTGCACAAAAGTATTTGATTTCTACTAGAGAATACAAAGTTGCTCACAAATCAGGATCAATatagatcagtggaggctgctgaggggaggatggctcataatactggctggaatggagtcaatttgttcttaaatgacttgcctagttaaataaatagaaTGGTAACATACATATCAAagatgtggtttccatgtggttgattccactccattccagacattatattgctgtcctcccctcagcagcctccactgatgtacaTATAATACAGTACTAATAGAAACTGGTGTATTCCTGCCCGGTGCTGTGCTTGTTCATGAACTTTGGACACATAGCCAGTTGTGGTCTTTACTTACCACCAGGTCAAAGTCAGACCTCTAAATGCACAAGAGGAAGATGTGTCAACAGCTCAGTTTTCTAAATAAGGGACCTATAGTGAGGTGATGCATTAAAATCGTTATGTTTGTTTAACAGGACCAACTACTGGTCGGCCTCCTGGTTCATACATCAGCTCTTCAAGCTATGCCTATCCCAGCCAGCAGCTGGTGTCCTTTGCTTATGATAATCTTGCAGCTGAAAATGGCATACTCTTGCAGCTTGAAACACTGTTGCGGCAAAGACATTTGCTGCACAAAATCAAAGGGTAGTAAAGGCTGGAAAAAATATACTGCTGCTTCTGGggtagaaaaaaaaaacactaaatgCACTACATACATTTAGAAAGTACTGCAGCCTGTTTCTGCTGACATAGTTTGAACAGGAAGTGGGCATAGCAGAAATGAGAAGCAGCAGAGGGTAGCGTCAGCTAAGATGGTTTTGGATAAATGAAGATGTCCCACTCAAGCCGTTTACCACTGAAAAAAATGCTCACAGTTCCGGTCTGCTTCAAGGGTGGCTCTCCCATAGGCACCAATTGcattagcagctgggtctggtctgcttagttcattgactgtatatgaaccagaatAAAGGAGCGAGTGTGATGCCTCGCTTTCTTCTCCGTCTCTGGCATCAATAGCGTGCAGAGCTAACCACAGGGCACAGCCTAACCTTTTCACCTCTCATCTTCAAGGGAAGTGTGTGTGACTAACCTTGTAGTGACAAACTAGATCTTATCATATCCAAGAGTCTTCACAGGAAGGACATGTcagatatttttatttatttaactaggcgagtgagttaagaacaaattcttatttacaatgacggcctaccccggccaaaccctaacccggtcgatgctgggccaattatgcaccgctctatgggactcccaatcccggccagttgtgatacagcctggaatcgaaccagggtctgtagtgacgcctctagcactgagatgccgtgccttagaccgctgcaccactcgggagccaaatGATACTGATGTTACTTAATGGACTCAAACTGATAACACAGCCTGCAGTCATCACTATAGTAATCATTATTCTAGTCTGTGTTACATTGCTGGAATCAGCAGTGTAAATGAATGCattgtttggttttcgccaggcgtAATGGGTCCCATGTCATCCAAAAAAAAGTCCACTTTCACAGTAAGAATCTCATACCATCGGTCAAGaaaggtggtggtagtgtgatggtttggggatgctttgctgcctcaagatctggacgacttgccttaatagaaggaaccatgaattctgctctatcagagaattctacaagacaatgtcaggccatctgtctgagctgaagctgaagtgcagctgggtcatgcagcaagacaatgatccaaaatacACAATctagtctacatgaaaatggctaaaaaagcaacaaatttgaagttttgaaatggcctagtcaaagtccagacctattccctattgagatgttgtggcaggacttgataCAAGCacttcatgcttgaaaacccacaaatgtcactgagttaaagcagttccgCATGCAAGACTGGGTCAagattcctccacagcgatgtgagagtctgaccaacaactacaggaagcatttggttgcagtcattgcaacTTAAAGTGAcacagttattgagtgtaagggggcaattactttttcacacgggaattgggtgttgcatgaCTTTGTTCATGAAGTAAATAAAACAAGTGTACATTTTCTTTGTTATTTGTAAAcacaggttccctttatctaatattaggttttggttgaggatcattgttactctaacttccgcgacgcatataaggccctgccccgccctcctttcggaaaagctgaccacgactccattttgttgatccctgcctacagacagaaactaaaacaagaggctcccacgctgaggtctgtccaacgctggtccgaccaagctgactccacactccaagactgcttccatcacgtggactgggagatgtttcgtattgcgtcagataacaatattgacgaatacgctgatcggggtgcgagttcattagaacgtgcgttgaagatgtcattcccatagcaacgattaaaacattccctaaccagaaaccgtggattgatggcagcattcgcgtgaaactgaaagcgcgaaccactgcttttaatcagggcaaggtgactggtaacatgaccgaatacaaacagtgcagctattccctccgcaaggctatcaaacaagctaagcgtcagtacagagacaaagtagaatctcaattcaacggctcagacacaagaggcatgtggcagggtctacagtcaatcacggactacaagaagaaatccagcccagtcacggaccaggatgtcttgctcccaggcagactaaataacttttttgcccgctttgaggacaatacagtgccactgacacggcctgcaacgaaaacatgcagactctccttcactgcagccgaggtgagtaagacatttaaacgtgttaaccctcgcaaggctgcaggcccagacagcatccctagccgcgccctcagagcatgcgcagaccagctggccggtgtgtttacggacatattcaatcaatccctataccagtctgctgttcccacttgcttcaagagggccaccattgttcctgtccccaagaaagctaaggtaactgagctaaacgacacttccgtagcactcacttccgtcatcatgaagtgctttgagagactagtcaaggaccatatcacctccaccctacctgacaccctagacccactccaatttgcttaccgcccaaataggtccacagacgatgcaatctcaaccacactgcacactgccctaacccatctggacaagaggaatacctatgtgagaatgctgttcatcgactacagctcggcattcaacaccatagtaccctccaagctcgtcatcaagctcgagaccctgggtctcgaccccgccctgtgcaactgggtactggacttcctgacgggccgcccccaggtggtgagggtaggcaacaacatctccaccccgctgatcctcaacactggggccccacaagggtgcgttctgagccctctcctgtactccctgttcacccacgactgcgtggccacgcacgcctccaactcaatcatcaagtttgcggacgacacaacagtggtaggcttgattaccaacaacgacgagacggcctacagggaggaggtgaaggccctcggagtgtgatgtcaggaaaataacctcacactcaacgtcaacaaaactaaggagatgattgtggacttcaggaaacagcagagggaacaccccccgatccacatcgatggaacagtagtggagagggtagcaagttttaagttcctcggcatacacatcacagacaaactgaattggtccactcacacagacagcatcgtgaagaaggcgcagcagcgcctcttcaacctcaggaggctgaagaaattcggcttgtcaccaaaagcactcacaaacttctacagatgcacaatcgagagcatcctggcgggctgtatcaccgcctggtacggcaactgctccgcccacaaccgtaaggctctccagagggtagtgaggtctgcacaacgcatcaccggggtaaactacctgccctccaggacacctacaccacccgatgttacaggaaggccataaagatcatcaaggacatcaaccacccgagccacttcctgttcaccccgctatcatccagaaggcgaggtcagtacaggtgcatcaaagctgggaccgagagactgaaaaacagcttctatctcaaggccatcagactgttaaacagccaccactaacattgagtggctgctgccaacacactgacactgacactgactcaactccagccactttaataatgggaattgattggaaatgatgtaaatatatcactagccactttaaacaatgctaccttatataatgtcacttaccctacattattcatctcatatgcatacgtatatactgtactctatatcatcgactgcatcctatgtaatacatgtatcactagccactttaactatgccactttgtttacatactcatctcatatgtatatactgtactcgataccatctactgtatcttgcctatgctgctctgtaccatcactcattcatatatccttatgtacatattctttatccccttacactgtgtataagacagtagttttggaattgttagttagattacttgttggttattactgcattgtcggaactagaagcacaagcatttcgctacactcgcattaacatctgctaaccatgtgtatgtgacaaataagatttgatttgatttgattgatttgatttgataacatccACTATcataaatatgcaaaaatagggaaaatcagaaagggggcaaatactttttatggtactgtgtgtcactcactgacagtcactcaattagcccatgtcagtaaaaaaaaaatagattggtaaattattctagttagtctagccagctatctaaactgtagtaatcatggctgaatTACCGACAGTGAACCGGCATGTGCGGAAATTCAGGAAATAAACTTAAATAAACAATTCAACATTTGTGAAAACTGCTTTTATTTTCAATGGCTTCTCAATAAACTGAGGAGTAGAAGCTATTTATTTAAAAGGTTtttccattttttaattttttttattagaATCACTTCCTGattgactgccttcaattctAATTGGCCCCAGCCCTGGTGCCCAGGGGCCCTGCCCTCACTCTTACTCagttatcatattaacatggcaaaatgtgaaggGAAATTAGTTTTAAAACGGACCTTTGGTAAATAAAATACTTATTCTGCTAACAGATCCCTATGTACGTTTTAAATTATAGTTTTTAATCCCAGGGGGGAGTTAATGTGAGTTAATGTGTAGCAGCTAATcgtatagctaataggctatgtgtttgtagATTGCTGAATGAAGCTACAGTGACATTTCGAGTAAAACAAATCTAATTGTGATGTCGTATGAACATCAAACTCAGCCACAAAACCATGTTATTTGGTTTAGGGATTCTAGAAGAAGAATAGTGCCCACTTATGTAGTGGAGGTTGTTTGGTGAACTACACTGACATAAGTAAATCATCAGGGTGCTAATTTTGGTCTCCAATCTCAAATTTGTGCATTTATTGTATGTTCAAGGTCCCAGACTTTTATGCAGAATGTGTCTCCAGAAGGATCTCTTTGGTATAACGGAGATGAGATTCCTACTGTTCCTAGGTGAGGCTCACTTAAACCCTGCCTACACCAACTCATTCCAGCTCACCTGTGCTATGGTGGGGGAGTTGGTCAACCAGCTCAATGCTGGCCTCTCAGTGGCAATGCAGACCAGCTCGGGTAGATTCTCCCCCATAATGTTAGATTGTGATGATGCTGGTGGATTAACAGCAGGCAGGGAGATGGTGCATGTGGTCTCGGTCCAGCTACAGACACTAATGGACAGCTTTGATGGAAAGGCTGAGCCAAGGTAGTGTGTGAACATGATTAAGCCCCTAATGGACCCTTTGACCAATGAGTTCCTTAATGCTACTGTGGAGAGTATGGACATAATGGCAGAGAACTTCAAAGTTCTTTTGGATTTAACCAAGAAGATTAAAATCTTGGGGTCTCATTTTCTATCTAAACTTCAACCTGAACTTGATGTTTCACCTGGAAAAGAAGAGCCCACTCACTCTCTCAAAGACTCTGGACCTTTTACCAGTGCAGTGTCCAGAAACCTTCAGACTCTCTCTAGCCCTGACTTCCAGTCTAATGCCCCTGCAGCGGTGAGCACCATACTTATGAAGAAGGTCAGCAGCTCTTCTGGTGTGCTTATTTCCTGAAGGCATTCTTCTTCTTGCTCCCATAGTTCTGACGCCTGTAACCTCCACAACCAAAGGGATTATTAATACATTTATGGGAGACATGGAGGCCATAGCACAGTCATGTGAAGCATGTGTTGAGCCAGCTTCTCTCAATAACCAAGAGACAGAGTTTTCATAGAAGAGTGTCTTCTCTGCAGCCCACAGAGTCTATGGCCGTATGGACTTCCTTACACTTTTTGCTCCAGATCAAGGCATGGCTAAAGACGCTCCTCTTCGGGAGTTTTCAGACACTCTGCAAAAGGACAACGTTTCCACTGGTGAGGAGCAATTACCCACCACCCAACTCAGTAGAGTTCCCA encodes the following:
- the LOC112240310 gene encoding vesicle-trafficking protein SEC22b-B isoform X1, whose product is MVLLTMIARLADGLPLAASMQEDEQGSEKLGRDLQQYQSQAKQLFRKLNDQSPTRCTLEAGSMSFHYVIEKGVVYLVLSEASFHKKLAFAYLEDLQAEFHEQHGKKVPTVSRPYSFIEFDTYIQKTKKSYIDSRARRNLGSINTELQDVQRIMVANIEEVLQRGEALSALDSKASNLSSLSKKYRSDAKYLNTRSTYAKLAAGGVFFIMLIVYVRFWWL
- the LOC112240310 gene encoding vesicle-trafficking protein SEC22b-B isoform X2: MVLLTMIARLADGLPLAASMQEDEQLGRDLQQYQSQAKQLFRKLNDQSPTRCTLEAGSMSFHYVIEKGVVYLVLSEASFHKKLAFAYLEDLQAEFHEQHGKKVPTVSRPYSFIEFDTYIQKTKKSYIDSRARRNLGSINTELQDVQRIMVANIEEVLQRGEALSALDSKASNLSSLSKKYRSDAKYLNTRSTYAKLAAGGVFFIMLIVYVRFWWL